DNA from Atribacterota bacterium:
TATCATCATTTCACTGAGATGACCTAATAATCCAAAGCCGGTAATATCTGTCATGCTGTGAATAGCTAAATTTAAAACTTCTTCAGGGATATGATTCAGTTTTCTCATCCAGTTAATGGCATCTGTTGCCTTATTTTCACTGATTATTTCTGCTTTCAGGGCAGTAGAGATAATACCGGTACCCAGGGGTTTGGTTAATATTAATGCATCTCCTTCCCGGGGAGTATGATTTTTAATTATTTTTTCAGGATGAACAGTCCCCAAAATGGCTAAACCGTATTTAGGCTCCTTATCCTGTAAACTGTGGCCTCCGGCAAGAATTGCACCAGCTTCCTGTACTTTGTCCAATCCACCCATGATGATTTCGTTTAAATCTCCTATCTGACTATCGGGAAAACAGGTAATATTCAAAGCTAACAGTGGTTTCCCACCCATAGCATAGACATCACTTAACGCATTGGCAGCAGCAATCTGGCCAAAAATATAAGGATTATCCACTATTGGTGTGATAAGGTCAACTGTAAAGACAATAGCAATATCATGAGTAATACGATACACTGCTGCATCTTCGTTATATTCAAAACTGCTTAAGATATTTTCATCTTTAATATGATTGAATTTCTTGAGAATCTCACCGAGATCCTGATAACTTAACTTTGCTGCTCAGCCAGCAGCAGATACCATCTGCATCAGTCTCTTTTTCTT
Protein-coding regions in this window:
- the selD gene encoding selenide, water dikinase SelD; the encoded protein is MEDKKKRLMQMVSAAGUAAKLSYQDLGEILKKFNHIKDENILSSFEYNEDAAVYRITHDIAIVFTVDLITPIVDNPYIFGQIAAANALSDVYAMGGKPLLALNITCFPDSQIGDLNEIIMGGLDKVQEAGAILAGGHSLQDKEPKYGLAILGTVHPEKIIKNHTPREGDALILTKPLGTGIISTALKAEIISENKATDAINWMRKLNHIPEEVLNLAIHSMTDITGFGLLGHLSEMMINKDLYAEIQVNKTPILTGAYELACQDIIPGGSIVNQKTFSCGVKKETEIYPAKEILLYDAQTSGGLLISVSEEDAQQCLSLLKNGGFVDSKRIGQIRKDPSRKEKIILIQ